In Candidatus Binatia bacterium, one DNA window encodes the following:
- a CDS encoding ABC transporter permease: MSELERPEDGGGLALFARLARERALIWALIRRDIGARFAGSRLGFFWSLANPAIQLVSYSVIFGLIYGAGAATPRPGDPGLVPALFCGLWPWWAFSDGTMRGYGSLVDQSALLKRFAMPAEACIVAATTAAFLLQMVGFLLFLGAFALLGVLTPSAGWLLLPLVIVVELVLVNVLALVLAPLYLVVRDTGYVVSAALTVGFFASPVLFTLDALPGWLQTVAKLNPMAAVIGFYRLAVLGEGWPPTTAVVALVLAIGGLALAGVVLLERLGDVLDEYW, encoded by the coding sequence GTGAGCGAGCTCGAGCGCCCCGAGGACGGCGGCGGCCTGGCGCTCTTCGCGCGGCTCGCCCGCGAGCGCGCGCTGATCTGGGCGCTGATCCGCCGCGACATCGGCGCCCGCTTCGCCGGGTCGCGGCTCGGCTTCTTCTGGTCGCTCGCGAACCCCGCGATCCAGCTGGTCTCGTACAGCGTGATCTTCGGCTTGATCTACGGCGCCGGCGCTGCGACGCCGCGCCCCGGCGATCCCGGCCTGGTGCCGGCGTTGTTCTGCGGTCTGTGGCCGTGGTGGGCGTTCAGCGACGGGACGATGCGCGGCTACGGGTCGCTGGTCGACCAGAGCGCGCTGCTCAAGCGCTTCGCCATGCCTGCGGAGGCCTGCATCGTCGCCGCGACGACGGCGGCGTTCCTCCTGCAGATGGTCGGCTTTCTCCTCTTCCTCGGGGCGTTCGCGCTGCTCGGCGTGCTCACTCCGAGCGCGGGCTGGCTGCTCCTGCCGCTCGTGATCGTCGTCGAGCTCGTGCTGGTGAACGTGCTCGCGCTGGTGCTCGCGCCGCTCTACCTCGTCGTGCGCGACACCGGCTACGTCGTCAGCGCCGCGTTGACGGTGGGCTTCTTCGCGTCGCCGGTGCTGTTCACCCTCGATGCGCTGCCGGGCTGGCTGCAGACGGTCGCGAAGCTCAACCCGATGGCCGCGGTGATCGGCTTCTACCGCCTTGCGGTGCTCGGCGAGGGCTGGCCGCCGACGACCGCCGTGGTGGCGCTGGTGCTCGCGATCGGCGGGCTCGCGCTTGCGGGCGTCGTGCTGCTCGAACGCCTCGGCGACGTGCTCGACGAGTACTGGTGA
- a CDS encoding peptidylprolyl isomerase: MRIGKQLVVGLVSTAAAWQLLGVAARAQDAAATPPTPVVEIGDFKVTAPELTAEFSYLPPPTLQRLKTDDNAARIFAVDWYARAMLARAAKEDGFLDKNPGLAAHAAAEQREVIAKEYLRATVEKDLIPTPEEVEQFKTLNPELCKAPARYRIARLGVVVGKNATPEEIRLADERFAEIEKRLAAGEDFAKLADEKSDYTSKGSGGDMGWVEESKVRESPHGEAILKLAVGEKTAALDTGQGKVIYKLTEKSDAHELPFEECKAKVEKVLSQRFRKELFLRKVDELAERFGAKMNLDAFIAAVRAVDLPEGWERTWEPDSPM, translated from the coding sequence ATGCGGATAGGCAAGCAGCTGGTCGTGGGGCTCGTATCGACGGCGGCAGCGTGGCAGCTGCTGGGCGTCGCAGCCCGGGCCCAGGATGCAGCGGCGACGCCGCCCACGCCGGTCGTCGAGATCGGCGACTTCAAGGTCACCGCGCCCGAGCTCACCGCGGAATTCTCCTATCTCCCCCCGCCCACGCTCCAGAGGCTCAAGACCGACGACAACGCGGCGCGCATCTTCGCGGTCGACTGGTACGCGCGCGCGATGCTCGCGCGCGCCGCGAAGGAGGACGGCTTCCTCGACAAGAACCCCGGGCTCGCGGCCCACGCCGCCGCCGAGCAGCGCGAGGTGATCGCCAAGGAGTACCTGCGCGCGACCGTCGAGAAGGACCTCATCCCGACCCCGGAGGAAGTGGAGCAGTTCAAGACGCTCAACCCCGAGCTCTGCAAGGCTCCGGCGCGCTACCGCATCGCGCGCCTCGGCGTCGTGGTGGGGAAGAACGCTACGCCCGAGGAAATTCGCCTCGCCGACGAGCGCTTCGCGGAGATCGAGAAGCGCCTCGCCGCGGGTGAGGATTTCGCCAAGCTCGCCGACGAGAAGTCCGACTACACGTCCAAGGGCAGCGGCGGCGACATGGGCTGGGTCGAGGAGAGCAAGGTTCGCGAGTCGCCGCACGGCGAGGCGATCCTCAAGCTCGCGGTCGGCGAGAAGACCGCCGCCCTCGACACCGGTCAGGGCAAGGTGATCTACAAGCTCACCGAGAAGAGCGACGCGCACGAGCTGCCCTTCGAGGAGTGCAAGGCGAAGGTCGAGAAGGTGCTCAGCCAGAGGTTCCGCAAGGAGCTGTTCCTGCGGAAGGTCGACGAGCTCGCCGAGCGCTTCGGCGCCAAGATGAACCTCGACGCATTCATCGCGGCGGTGCGAGCGGTCGATCTACCCGAGGGATGGGAGCGTACCTGGGAGCCGGACAGCCCCATGTGA
- a CDS encoding ATP-binding cassette domain-containing protein → MTDGAAVERGPALIARGLGKYYALSRSRVRPLLRRLRDPKAPPAPGGLWAVRDVSFSLEQGESLGVIGCNGAGKSTLLRLLAGTARPTEGTVERGARVASLLDLGIAFHPLETGRQNAEAALVLQAGMTRREARARTAEVAAFADIGDFFDRPIRTYSDGMRLRLGFAVITLLEVDVLVTDEILSVGDQAFQRRCDRWMDRFLGRGGTLVLCSHDLSEVQRLCARTLWMEGGRPRALGESRAVIRAYRESLGEDGDGTRRERSEGHAHAPGERTSLPYEVVDLRLQDESGRDVTVVPQGGTALVTVDVCAAVGVPQLFVGITRHDLTPIYGVASDMDGAVPERVAPDRYRYRLRFPDLPLTPERYRLRAHALDETGTRLYDTVELYFTVLGEPADDGLVRVEARWLPAA, encoded by the coding sequence GTGACGGACGGCGCGGCGGTCGAGCGGGGACCCGCGCTGATCGCGCGTGGCCTCGGCAAGTACTACGCGCTGTCCCGCTCGCGGGTGCGGCCGCTCCTGCGGCGGCTGCGTGACCCGAAGGCGCCACCCGCCCCCGGAGGATTGTGGGCGGTGCGTGACGTCTCGTTCTCGCTCGAGCAGGGCGAGTCGCTCGGCGTGATCGGCTGCAACGGGGCAGGGAAGTCGACCTTGCTCCGCCTCCTCGCCGGAACCGCGCGCCCGACCGAGGGCACCGTCGAGCGCGGCGCGCGGGTCGCGTCGCTTCTCGACCTCGGCATCGCCTTTCACCCCCTCGAGACCGGACGCCAGAACGCCGAGGCGGCGCTGGTCCTGCAGGCCGGGATGACCCGGCGCGAGGCGCGCGCCCGCACCGCCGAGGTCGCGGCGTTCGCCGACATCGGCGACTTCTTCGACCGGCCGATCCGCACCTACTCGGACGGCATGCGGCTGCGGCTCGGCTTCGCCGTGATCACGCTGCTCGAGGTCGACGTCCTGGTGACCGACGAGATCCTGTCGGTCGGCGACCAGGCGTTTCAACGTCGCTGCGACCGCTGGATGGACCGCTTCCTCGGCCGCGGCGGCACGCTCGTGCTGTGCTCGCACGACCTGTCCGAGGTCCAGCGGCTGTGCGCTCGCACGCTGTGGATGGAGGGCGGACGCCCGCGCGCGCTCGGCGAGTCGCGCGCCGTGATCCGCGCCTACCGCGAGTCGCTCGGCGAGGACGGCGACGGCACGCGACGCGAGCGCAGCGAGGGCCACGCGCACGCGCCGGGCGAGCGCACGAGCCTCCCCTACGAGGTCGTCGACCTGCGGCTGCAGGACGAGAGCGGCCGCGACGTCACGGTCGTCCCCCAGGGCGGCACCGCGCTGGTCACCGTCGACGTCTGCGCGGCGGTCGGTGTCCCGCAGCTCTTCGTCGGCATCACGCGCCACGACCTGACGCCGATCTACGGCGTGGCGAGCGACATGGACGGCGCCGTCCCGGAGCGCGTCGCGCCCGATCGCTACCGGTACCGGCTCCGCTTCCCCGACCTTCCACTCACCCCCGAGCGCTACCGCCTGCGCGCCCACGCGCTCGACGAGACCGGCACGCGGCTCTACGACACGGTCGAGCTCTACTTCACCGTGCTCGGCGAGCCGGCCGACGACGGGCTCGTGCGGGTCGAGGCGCGCTGGCTGCCGGCGGCGTGA
- the wecB gene encoding UDP-N-acetylglucosamine 2-epimerase (non-hydrolyzing): MKLLVVAGTRPEAIKLAPVIDVGRRRGCEVVVCATAQHREMLDQVLRLFDIVPDHDLDLMRPNQTLPDLTARALSAISPVIDEVRPDWVVVQGDTTTAMVAGLAAFYARVPVAHVEAGLRTGDLARPFPEELNRRVVDVLSAAHFVPTPTSRDNLRAEGFSDATLYVVGNTVVDALLAARAMECPPIPAVPELAPGERLVLVTAHRRESFGEGMRQIARALRRIVRTHEDVRLVYPVHPNPNVGAPMRETLGDEPRVHLIPPLDYLPFVHLMARAYLVISDSGGVQEEAPSLGVPALVMRETTERPEAIAAGCVRLCGVTEEGIFAAAHELLTDTAAHARMARAINPYGDGHAAERIVSILRGEPWTPFVAGSTPPVGVASGRPGR; the protein is encoded by the coding sequence ATGAAGCTACTCGTCGTCGCAGGCACCCGTCCGGAAGCGATCAAGCTCGCGCCGGTGATCGACGTCGGTCGCCGCCGGGGGTGCGAGGTCGTGGTGTGCGCGACCGCGCAGCACCGCGAGATGCTCGATCAGGTTCTGCGCCTGTTCGACATCGTGCCCGACCACGACCTCGACCTGATGCGTCCGAACCAGACGCTGCCCGATCTCACGGCGCGAGCGCTGAGCGCGATCTCGCCGGTGATCGACGAGGTGCGACCGGACTGGGTCGTGGTGCAGGGCGACACGACGACGGCGATGGTTGCAGGTCTCGCCGCCTTCTATGCGCGCGTGCCGGTGGCGCACGTCGAGGCCGGGCTGCGCACCGGCGACCTCGCGCGTCCGTTTCCCGAGGAGCTGAACCGCCGTGTCGTCGACGTGCTGAGCGCGGCGCACTTCGTCCCGACGCCGACCTCGCGCGACAACCTGCGCGCCGAGGGTTTCTCCGACGCGACGCTGTACGTGGTCGGCAACACCGTGGTCGACGCGCTGCTCGCCGCGCGCGCGATGGAGTGTCCGCCGATCCCGGCGGTGCCCGAGCTCGCTCCGGGCGAGCGCCTGGTGCTGGTCACCGCGCACCGACGCGAGAGCTTCGGCGAGGGGATGCGGCAGATCGCGCGTGCGCTGCGCCGCATCGTGCGCACGCACGAGGACGTGCGGCTCGTTTACCCGGTGCACCCGAACCCGAACGTCGGCGCGCCGATGCGCGAGACGCTCGGCGACGAGCCGCGCGTGCATTTGATCCCGCCGCTGGACTATCTGCCGTTCGTGCACCTGATGGCGCGCGCGTACTTGGTGATCAGCGATTCGGGCGGCGTGCAGGAAGAGGCGCCGTCGCTCGGCGTGCCGGCGCTGGTCATGCGCGAGACCACGGAGCGTCCCGAGGCGATCGCCGCGGGCTGCGTGCGGCTCTGCGGCGTGACGGAAGAGGGCATCTTCGCCGCCGCGCACGAGCTGCTCACCGATACGGCGGCGCACGCGCGCATGGCGCGGGCGATCAACCCGTACGGCGACGGCCACGCAGCCGAGCGCATCGTCTCGATCCTGCGCGGCGAGCCGTGGACTCCCTTCGTGGCGGGCAGCACGCCGCCGGTCGGCGTGGCGTCCGGCCGTCCCGGTCGATGA
- a CDS encoding O-antigen ligase family protein, which yields MSPDEISQLASLGIVLLSALVAWFHPAWVFALVLIAVPLRVPIFPSVEIATLLFLGALLGRAREIVFAMRAEPTLLALTAALPAWFLVSALWALQPSFVFYATGKWLMVWLAMWLVVADDTLRPRRVVLSGFIAMAPSALWGAAERLRLIAPLGDPEILRNRAIDLGYMIRGRALFWHPNRLAEFVEQIGLLLIGCGMSRLMPVLCAVGVAIACFGVWGTDSKAGIATMVGGGLVTAALLWIVAVARRTMSATARRRASWIAAGGVVLALVVAAWAYVAHGGIGSRVLIYRYAWQLVEKQPILGVGGGNWALAVGMAPLSVSRFWFRSHAHSLPLQLLVEVGAIGVLLGVLFFATPLWVAWRRLGDAAREWRGVVHGAMAGVIGLLAHNLVHYFLRDPVDGITTGLLLGLAVRGVRSSGENGDVP from the coding sequence ATGAGCCCGGACGAGATCTCACAGCTCGCATCACTCGGCATCGTTCTGCTCTCTGCGCTCGTGGCGTGGTTCCACCCGGCGTGGGTCTTTGCGCTCGTCCTGATCGCCGTGCCGCTGCGCGTGCCGATCTTTCCCTCGGTCGAGATCGCGACGCTGCTGTTCCTCGGTGCGCTGCTCGGCCGCGCGCGCGAGATCGTCTTTGCGATGCGCGCCGAGCCGACGCTGCTCGCGCTCACCGCAGCGCTGCCGGCGTGGTTCCTGGTGTCGGCGCTGTGGGCGCTGCAGCCGTCGTTCGTCTTCTACGCGACCGGCAAGTGGCTCATGGTGTGGCTCGCGATGTGGCTCGTCGTCGCCGACGACACGCTGCGGCCGCGGCGCGTGGTGCTGAGCGGCTTCATCGCCATGGCGCCGTCGGCGCTCTGGGGCGCAGCCGAGCGTTTGCGTCTGATCGCGCCGCTCGGCGACCCGGAGATTTTGCGCAACCGCGCGATCGACCTCGGCTACATGATCCGCGGCCGCGCGCTCTTCTGGCATCCGAACCGTCTCGCCGAGTTCGTCGAGCAGATCGGGCTGCTGCTGATCGGCTGCGGCATGAGCCGTCTCATGCCCGTGCTGTGCGCGGTGGGCGTCGCGATCGCGTGCTTCGGCGTCTGGGGAACGGACTCGAAGGCCGGCATCGCGACCATGGTCGGCGGCGGGCTCGTCACCGCGGCGTTGCTCTGGATCGTCGCCGTCGCGCGCCGCACGATGTCGGCGACCGCGCGGCGTCGTGCCTCGTGGATCGCTGCCGGCGGCGTGGTGCTCGCGCTCGTCGTCGCCGCTTGGGCGTACGTCGCGCACGGCGGCATCGGCTCGCGCGTGCTCATCTACCGCTACGCCTGGCAGCTCGTCGAAAAGCAGCCGATCCTCGGCGTCGGCGGCGGCAACTGGGCGCTCGCGGTCGGGATGGCGCCGCTCTCGGTGAGCCGTTTCTGGTTCCGCTCGCACGCGCACTCGCTGCCGTTGCAGCTCCTGGTCGAGGTCGGCGCGATCGGCGTGCTGCTGGGCGTGCTGTTCTTCGCCACGCCGCTGTGGGTCGCGTGGCGGCGTCTGGGTGACGCCGCGCGCGAGTGGCGCGGCGTCGTGCACGGCGCGATGGCCGGCGTCATCGGCCTCCTCGCGCACAACCTCGTGCATTATTTTTTGCGCGACCCGGTGGACGGGATCACGACCGGGCTGCTGCTCGGCCTCGCCGTGCGCGGCGTACGATCGAGCGGCGAGAACGGCGATGTTCCGTGA
- a CDS encoding M12 family metallopeptidase, protein MLATIQLCLVILFPVTDAHGASDDASCAVRFAREERRLAECLTRCAQDAERTEDGEQLRPACERDCQRAHDEATASLRSRDGCEPAGFEPVPSTAADGERIVEGDIVLPTSSDSAMSSDDGLATAQGVGRAVRDARWPLMTIPYSIDPALPWPERVHDAIRQWETHTRFRFRQLTPAQRAAAAGDFVEFTTGPGCDSPVGRQGGRQLIRLSLACATSQVVHEIGHAVGLWHEQSRADRDRHLVVHWDNVRPGAEPNFATYVEIGADGVDLGAFDFDSIMIYPSFIRDPLFVIDTERPTLTRPDGTTWLRTNQLSAGDVASVHLLYEDPVWLAPLTTDGSSGFRTLLDEAGRARAHDVFCLTGQACLAADVNGDGRADLVSIDRSKPHRAWVALSDGTRFSPNPGAVAWSDRVARRAKAFLLGDVNGDGRADAIAMRGGRGCKPNKPSCVEKPIIGDVWVALSSGNRFAPPKRWHERMCTNDQTCHVADVDGDGRADLIATPKRKRASGVWVARSTGSGFAGPQLWHASLCEAPATCQLADVDGDGRSDLLKIDAKLGEIHVARSNGGAFVNAKRIASAQMAGGDAFATGDVDGDGRSDVVAFARAQGSARIARSTGSGFTNGGASGTTVCQAGESCLLADVTGDGRSEVVAYQP, encoded by the coding sequence ATGCTCGCGACCATCCAACTTTGTCTTGTCATCCTGTTCCCGGTGACGGACGCGCATGGTGCGAGCGACGATGCGAGCTGCGCCGTCCGGTTCGCGCGCGAGGAGCGACGTCTCGCCGAGTGCCTGACGCGCTGCGCGCAAGACGCCGAGCGCACCGAGGACGGAGAGCAGCTGCGTCCGGCGTGCGAGCGCGACTGCCAGCGCGCGCACGACGAGGCGACCGCGAGCTTGCGCTCGCGTGACGGCTGCGAACCCGCGGGCTTCGAGCCCGTGCCCAGCACGGCAGCCGACGGCGAGCGCATCGTCGAGGGCGACATCGTCCTCCCGACGAGTTCCGATTCCGCCATGTCGAGCGACGACGGGCTTGCGACCGCACAGGGCGTCGGGCGCGCGGTGCGCGACGCGCGCTGGCCGCTCATGACGATCCCCTACTCGATCGATCCGGCCCTGCCCTGGCCCGAGCGCGTGCACGACGCGATCCGCCAGTGGGAAACGCACACGCGGTTCCGCTTCCGCCAGCTGACGCCGGCGCAGCGCGCCGCGGCGGCCGGCGACTTCGTCGAGTTCACCACCGGTCCCGGCTGCGACTCGCCGGTCGGTCGTCAGGGCGGCAGGCAGCTCATTCGCCTGAGCCTCGCGTGCGCGACGTCGCAAGTGGTGCACGAGATCGGTCACGCCGTCGGGCTCTGGCACGAGCAGAGCCGCGCCGATCGCGACAGGCACCTCGTCGTGCACTGGGACAACGTGCGTCCGGGCGCCGAGCCGAACTTCGCGACCTACGTCGAGATCGGCGCGGACGGCGTCGACCTCGGGGCCTTCGATTTCGATTCGATCATGATCTACCCGTCGTTCATCCGGGATCCGCTGTTCGTGATCGACACCGAGCGTCCGACGCTGACGCGCCCGGACGGCACGACGTGGCTGCGCACCAACCAGCTCTCGGCCGGCGACGTCGCGTCGGTGCACCTGCTTTACGAAGATCCCGTCTGGCTCGCGCCGCTCACCACCGACGGCTCGTCGGGCTTTCGCACGTTGCTCGACGAAGCGGGGCGCGCGCGAGCGCACGACGTCTTCTGCCTCACCGGACAGGCCTGCCTCGCCGCCGACGTGAACGGCGACGGTCGCGCCGACCTGGTGTCGATCGATCGCAGCAAGCCGCACCGGGCCTGGGTCGCGCTGTCCGACGGAACGCGCTTCTCGCCGAATCCGGGCGCGGTCGCCTGGAGCGATCGCGTGGCGCGGCGCGCGAAGGCGTTCCTGCTCGGCGACGTGAACGGCGATGGACGCGCCGACGCGATCGCGATGCGCGGTGGCCGTGGCTGCAAGCCGAACAAGCCGAGCTGCGTCGAGAAGCCGATCATCGGCGACGTGTGGGTCGCCCTGTCGAGCGGCAACCGCTTCGCGCCGCCCAAGCGCTGGCACGAGCGCATGTGCACGAACGACCAGACGTGCCACGTCGCGGACGTCGACGGCGACGGCCGCGCGGATCTGATCGCCACCCCGAAGCGCAAGCGAGCGAGCGGCGTCTGGGTCGCGCGCTCGACGGGGAGCGGGTTCGCGGGGCCGCAGCTCTGGCACGCATCGCTTTGCGAGGCTCCTGCGACGTGCCAGCTCGCCGACGTCGACGGCGACGGCCGTAGCGACCTGCTGAAGATCGACGCGAAGCTCGGTGAGATCCACGTGGCGCGCTCGAACGGCGGCGCCTTCGTCAATGCAAAGCGGATCGCCAGTGCGCAGATGGCCGGCGGCGACGCCTTCGCGACCGGCGACGTCGACGGTGACGGACGCAGCGACGTGGTCGCGTTCGCGCGCGCGCAGGGCAGCGCCCGCATCGCACGCTCGACCGGCAGCGGCTTCACCAACGGCGGCGCTTCCGGGACGACCGTGTGTCAGGCCGGCGAGAGCTGCTTGCTCGCCGACGTCACCGGCGACGGACGCAGCGAGGTCGTCGCCTACCAGCCGTGA
- a CDS encoding glycosyltransferase, translating into MMRLGIVGPFHPLRGGIALHTAEMASAARRRGHQVRVLSYSRLYPDLFFPGRTQLDPDSTPLVGSDVPRAALIASSAPWTWPRAAAWLVGGSPEVVVLQRWHPFFAPALATIAARARAAGARIVWMVHNARPHEGRAAPWRPLLTLGMRRGDVCLTHASSELEALRKLGVAAELRVVTHPAPSIVPKNVDGAEARRALRIPDDAVVFLFFGYVRRYKGVDVLLEALSRLSDDGPPWHALIAGEWYIDRTAADRAVARPPLAGRVTILDGYLSTSDAARCFAASTVVVLPYRSGTQSGVVPLAYAHGRGVVTTRVGGLAEAVRDGETGLLVPPEDPAALAAALDEIRRGRRFDPQEIAAAYARSGWERFVEVLEEIAAPPNVKSRAAS; encoded by the coding sequence ATGATGCGGCTCGGCATCGTCGGACCCTTTCACCCGCTGCGCGGCGGGATCGCGCTGCACACGGCGGAGATGGCGTCTGCCGCGCGGCGTCGTGGGCACCAGGTGCGCGTGCTCTCGTACTCCCGGCTCTACCCCGACCTGTTCTTCCCCGGCCGCACGCAGCTCGACCCGGACTCGACGCCGCTCGTCGGCAGCGACGTGCCGCGCGCCGCGCTGATCGCCTCGAGCGCGCCGTGGACGTGGCCGCGCGCCGCCGCCTGGCTCGTCGGCGGCTCACCCGAGGTGGTCGTGCTGCAGCGCTGGCACCCGTTCTTCGCGCCGGCGCTCGCGACCATCGCCGCGCGCGCGCGTGCCGCCGGGGCGCGCATCGTCTGGATGGTGCACAACGCGAGGCCGCACGAGGGCCGCGCGGCGCCATGGCGACCGCTGCTGACGCTCGGCATGCGCCGCGGCGACGTATGCTTGACGCACGCGTCGAGCGAGCTCGAGGCGCTGCGGAAGCTCGGCGTCGCGGCCGAGCTGCGCGTCGTGACGCACCCCGCGCCGTCGATCGTGCCGAAGAACGTCGACGGCGCCGAGGCGCGCCGCGCGCTCCGGATCCCCGACGACGCGGTCGTCTTCCTCTTCTTCGGCTACGTGCGGCGCTACAAGGGCGTCGACGTGCTGCTCGAGGCGCTGTCCCGCCTCTCCGACGACGGGCCGCCGTGGCACGCTCTGATCGCGGGCGAGTGGTACATCGACCGCACCGCGGCGGATCGCGCGGTCGCGCGCCCGCCGCTCGCGGGACGGGTCACGATCCTCGACGGCTATCTGTCGACGTCGGACGCCGCCCGCTGCTTCGCCGCCTCGACGGTCGTCGTGCTGCCGTACCGCTCGGGGACGCAGTCGGGCGTCGTGCCGCTCGCCTACGCACACGGACGCGGCGTCGTCACGACGCGCGTCGGCGGGCTCGCCGAAGCGGTGCGCGACGGCGAGACCGGGCTGCTCGTGCCGCCCGAGGATCCCGCGGCGCTCGCCGCCGCGCTCGACGAGATCCGTCGCGGACGGCGCTTCGACCCGCAGGAGATCGCTGCCGCCTACGCGCGCAGCGGCTGGGAGCGCTTCGTCGAGGTGCTCGAGGAGATCGCGGCGCCGCCGAACGTCAAGAGCCGCGCCGCGAGCTGA